In Gadus morhua chromosome 9, gadMor3.0, whole genome shotgun sequence, the sequence GGGTGGCGACTGGTTACAGAAAAAGCGCTATattaatgcagtccatttaccattacaATGTACCTATAATTCAAGCAAATGTACTTTATTGACAACATTAAGGGAATGTGTGATGTCGAACAGACCCCGGACATCATTGGCTCTTCTTGGGTGTGTCCATGTAGAACACAGACCTCCAGTCGCGCGTGCACTACCTGGAGGGCTGTGAATGTGTGAGGCGGCGGAAGTGCACGTGGGAGGGgcgagaggtggaggaggggcatCGCTGGCAGACCCTCTCGAACACCGCCTGTACCTGCACCTCGGGACAGGTCACGTGCGAGGCCATCGTCGTGGGTGAGCACCGTCCAAACTCAATTCTGCCTCTactccgtcacacacacacacacacacacacacacgcacacgcacacacacacaaactctctcttcctcccttcaaAACCCAATGCCCGCTACCTCTGTGCTTCCCTTCCCCGTCACTAATATGAACTCCATGCTGATGTTACGTAGCTAGTTTTCAGATGGCTGCTCTCTCCCTCGACCCCTGCATGTCTAGCCCTTGCCAAAACGGAGGCCTATGTCTCTCCTTGACCTCTAACCTTTCCAATGAATTCCGCTGCTCCTGCCCTCCGAACACGAAGGGCCCAGTGTgccagaggcagcagagagaggtaCACACCGAGCTGCAGCAGACCACTGTGTTCACTAGACGAGTTAGGCTCCATATATCAGAAGGAATGTTGCTTTGGTTCCCTGATAAACGGTATAAAGGTTATTTAggtatttgcattttttttttttttttattcctgtCATTTTCGGAAGTGGCACAAATTTGTTATTCCTGGTAACATGTTTGGAATGACAAACATGCCAATTGTATGTTTCATCACCTGACAGGTCTCCAAAACCTTTGAAATGCTGGAGGTGGGTCTTAATCATAAGTGAAACTAGCAGGTTCCACTTATGAAGCTTAATGTTGTCGCTTATTAGTCTCCTTGTAGCCTATAGTTATTTAGTGCTTGCCTTGTGTTTCTCTTAGTAGATGCTCAATACAGGTAGGTATTTATTGGTAGGCCAGTGGTGTAAATGGCATTAGTTATGTGTTTAGAAACCATAGCTTTGTGTCTGCCTGTCGCATGTCAGTTGGTTTGTCGGTCGGTTGGTTTGGGACTGACCTAAATCAgtctgtgtgtgctcatgttgGTAGTCCATGTTGTCCCTAAGTTATACTGCTCGTTTATTTGTGCTGTGGCCATATAAGGAGTTAGGATGGGGGCTAAGCATGACAGGTAAGAGGCCGTAAGAGGTTTCCTGCACTCCTCTCCGTCTCTAGGCATGCTGGGAACCCAGGCCAGAGAAAGTCTGTGAGGGCAGACGCTCGATTCAACACCGATGGGCTTTTAATCCCATCTCGGGTCTCTGTGAAGTCTTCTTATTCTGCTCTGGGTCCAGCCGCAACAACTTCCCCTCCCACAGCGCCTGCAGGGACCAGTGCCTCCTGGGCGCCTGCTGCATCCGTAAACCCAAACCCAAGCACCCCTTCACTGGCCAGGTTGACTCCTGGCGAATCAAACACAACGTATCCAACGCCATCCCGAGTAAGAGTGTGGAGGGGAACTGCGATGAAGACTCCCACTTCCTGTACACCTGCAAGTACCTGTCCCGTCCTCGCTGCCGGGCCCTGGTGAAGGGCCTTCCCGGGGGGGCTGCGGTGGTGAGCTTCTCCCCCGGGGATAAGTGTTCGGAGGTTGGCTGCGGGGACGGATGTGCCTGCCTCTCCCGGCAGAACCAGCACCCCGGGCAGTACAGCCAGAGGCTGAGGCGAGGCTGTGTGGAGGGCGTGTGCGCCGTCGGCGGGGGAAACGGAGACTTTGTTTGTGCACACTCGACCCGGCGGAAGGAGATCAGAGACCTGACGGTGAAAGAAGTGAAGCTTTACCAGCGCGCTGTCAGAAGACTGCATGCTAAACCAGGTATGCAAAGGCTACATCACAGAGTAACTGCCGTACGTGCAATGCTAGGTTTGCGAGGCTAAGCAGTTAATAATTGATTGAGACTGAGACTTTAAACATTAACATTTTCATGTAGGTTAGCTGCTCAGATGGAATGTGTTAAGATGGATTTAGAGTGCTCCTTCTCAGCATGATACCGGGATCGACACACAACGCAGATCTTCGCAGATCTTCCAGCATTTATACTTCCACGTGAAGTTAatgggaacacacacatgggcagtGAAGCGTTTCTGACTCCCAAGTGTACATGAACTGACACGCCTGCCAGCACCATTGAAGATATGTTATCGGATTTGTTAATCTCGGAAACCATAGACTATCGTCTAATGATGATTGATGATTTCTTTGGAGATATTTTTCATTTCGGCTTATCTCTATAAACAGATGTCGAAGATAATAAATAGCATAATCGTCATGAGACGATAGCCAATGGGTTCCGAGATTGTTGCTCCCTAAACGGACTGGTTACCTGTCAGCTAATGCTTGCTCATACGTTATTTGTCAATGCTACTTGGactacaaacaaaccaaaaacggAAACCAGTGCTGTTCAGATACTTAAGTCTTACCGCGAGATTCGGCCTTCACATGCAGGTATCTGTTTATAGAGATATGTGTTTGGTTGAGGTGAACCTCCAAGCGATGCGTCACCAATCTCTGGGTTAACCGCACGTCTTCACGTAGGAGTAGGTTTGCGACCGGCACAAGGGTCATGTAAAGGTCTCTGAGTAGCGACGCGGAACGTTACGCATCTTGCATACCGTCTGACACAAGAGGTCTTTAATGGATGCCACTTATAGTTTACTATGTGGTTtactcattaaaaaaaaaaaaaaaaaacagcttcaATCATATCATTGGTTAAGCAGCAGCTTAAACATTTACAAGACAGAAAACAAAAGAATGTCGTTTTTTAAGTGTGTCAAACCTTTTGTTTTTAATGCATGTTAAAAAccatagttagttagttaaagCCATAGTTCACGAATGGGTGATCATgcctttacgtgtgtgtgtgtgtgtgtgtgtgtgtgtgtgtgtgtgtgtgtgtgtgtgtgtgtgtgtgtgtgtgtgtgtgtgtgtgtgtgtgtgtgtgtgtgtgtgtgtgtgcgtgtgtgttgcactAAACGCACATGCACGTAGCGACATGGGGGGACTTCGTCCAGCTCAGGGCCGAGTTCTCTCCCCAGGCGGGGGGTCACGCCGACTTCCTGCCCTGGCACCGCTACTTCCTGCGTCTCCTGGAGCGCGAGCTGCAGTCTCTGTCGCCGTGCCAACTGGCCGTTCCGTATTTCGAGTGGACGGTGGACTCGGGCTCCATGGCGTCCTCGGAGGCGTGGCAGGCCGGTCTGTTCGGGGCGGACGGGGAGCCGGGGTCCGACTGCGTCCGCCAGCACCCCTTCAGCGGCGCCTCGGGCCGCTCCCGCTGGAGCCCCTGCCTCCGCCGGCGCTTCAACACTTCGGTTTGACCAACCCTCCTACCGCACGTCTTCCACCGCCAGCCGCCGTGTCTCagggctcagttatggttccacgtcgacgcagcgCAATGACCACGAAGACGCTTCGGCGCCGTcctgaacctgttttggttctgcgtcgggttatagtgagctgaccaatcacagcgcttgCTTCTGCGTCGCCTTgacgcaaggttacaatttttgggaggcgcacgtccggcccttgcggtggacgcaaggagggtccgcaaggacgtaaggggtccctAAACCCCCTTGCGCTGCGTCGACTTGGAACCATAACCGAGCCTTTAGTCTCCAGCCCATTCAGTTGTTTAGAGCCATGTGTCCGGCTGTACTCTGAACACTTAAGCCTCCTAATCATGATGATTAGTATTGTATCTCCACAATATATGTGTTGCCTTTGAATTAGGCAATGCATGATGATGCATTTGTCTCACTACTGGTCAAAATAAGATATGGTCATATATgatatatgaatatatgaatgAGATATGGTCACTATGAGAGCACCAGCACCCCAACAACAACGTTGTTGGGGTGCTGGTGCTTTCATAGGTAGACCGTTGAACCCCTGTCTCGGGTGCTGTCGTTGTGTCTAATCAGGTATGGCTCCCAGACGCTGTGGACTTTCAGATGGCTCTGAACCTGGACGACTTCAAACTGTTCTCCGGCACCCTGCAGACATTCTCTGGGCTCTTCAGGTTGTGGGTGGGGGGCCACATGGGGTCCCCTCTGGCCGCCTACGACCCCCTCTACCTCTCACATATGGCCTTCATCGACAAGATCTGGGCCCAATGGCAGGAGAGACACCAGCGTCTCCACGGAGCCGGTCCCGGGGAGGACGACCACGGCCGTGACGCGCTCTTTCCCGCTCCCCACAGACACATGAGGATGAAGCCGTTTGACGTCGCCCCCGACGACGTCCTGTCCTCCCCGGCCCAGCTCTGCGTTGTGTACGTTCCGATCACCATCGGCGCGCCGTGCAACGTGACGCcggcgcagacacacacccatcccgTCAACCGCACGGAGTCAGATGACCCACGAAGGGATAAGAAGCAAGGGTTCGGCAAACGCAACGCAAACCACGACCGCGTGGACGGCGGAGCCCTTAACGGATTCGGTTTCGACGAGGAGGGCTACGACCACCAGGGCTACGACCGTAGCGGGTGGGACAGGGCGGGTTTCGGCCGGGACGGGTTTAACCGCGATTTCCTTGACAAGGACGGGCACAACGTGTTCGGCTTCAACCGCTACGGACTGAACCGCGCCAACGTCAGCTGGTTCGCCGAACGTTTGGACGGCGAATCCACGcggaaagaaaaaagagagggggATGAAGACCACCGAGGAGAAGAGACGATCGATTACCGGACGGAGGCGGAGACGTGGCAGGTCCTGCTGGAGCACTTCGGGGACGGCGGGTTCAGCGCGCACGGCTTCGACCCGCTGGGCTTGGACAGCGGCGGCTTCGACGCGTTCGGCTTCCGGACGGACGGCTACGACAAGGACAACTGCAACTGGTTCTTCCGCGGGCCGCACTACCTGCGCTTCTACTTCCAcacgcagcagcagctgctggagtCCAGCCCCGAGGCGCTGGGCCGCGTGCCCCGGGCCtgcccccccgtctccccgctGCCCCCCCACTGGGCCACGCAGGACTGGATGAGCCCGGCCGCGCAGGCCAGCGGCGCTCCCATTGGCCGACCgaaagaggaaggggcgggACGAAAGGAAGCTTACGGCGACGGTTCCATCGCGGCGGCGCCTGATAGGACGGACTTGTGGCTGCCCATCACACCGGACGACAGGTATGAGGAAGTGTTGAAAGACAGAGGAATGTGTCGGCGGGAAAAgcagtgtttgttgtgtgttgccTGATCCAAATTGCCTTTGATTGGTTTCTTACAGGATGTGTTTCGAGCTCCACTGGTTCAGTGGCTGTCCTCTTGGCTCGGGGCCAATCACCTGCCCTGACCTCTGCGGGCATGCCCGTTGCCATGGCTACCCCGGGGCAATTTGCCACATGCACAACTGCGGCTCGTGTTTCACCGAGTGGCTGGACCCCGCGACGGGAAACCATGTCGAATGCGACGGCTGGTAACCACTAGAGTTGACCCCAGGATGCTCTCCGTGTGAACAGCGAGAGAACCCCGGAGATCCCCCCAGCCAGCTGGCTCTGTTCGCCCCAGAAGGCACAGCTTAGAAGAACAGAAACCTCTCCCCGAACACAACACTCTTCACCGTCGCTGTCGTCATTACAGCTGCAATGctccactttctttttttaagtgaATGCAATTCATGGGTTGCACTAGATCATCAGGGGTTTGTTTGAATTTAGTCTCAAGATGAAGATTGTAGAAGATTTCCAGTGGTGCAATGATCTGTGTTTGCTGAAGCGACTCatcatttgtgtttttatgttcaAACCAGAAGTGGTCAGAGTTTACACAGGAAGTTAGGAGAACGACAAGCCATTTGAGTTAAAAGGGCAACACCGGTCTGAAGGATCAAATCCATCTGAACCGCAGGGCATCTCTTACCGACGCCATTCATCGACATTTCTTTGTTGTAGCAATTCTGCTGAAGAGCATTTAGTGCAAGCACGCTTCCCCCGTCAATGTCAACAATACTACCCTAATTGAGCAATTTTGTCTTTTGGAATCAAGGTGTTTTGTGTCAGTTCAGAGTTTGTGGGGAAATAAGGTTGTAAAAGTGCCTGACAAAATGTCTTACCTCAAAGATCAAAGTGCTACTGTCACATTTGCCACACATTTACTGCATTTGTGGCAGGCATGCTCTTGCTACATCCTCGTAGGCAGAATCAGCGCATCGAATGCATTTTGACACATTATAATGGGAGCAGATATTTTTGAGAGGCCACGAGATGTAGTCAGATGATTTATTCCCCCAGATTTAGTCTTCAAAGTTATGCATGCTTTTCCATTCATATTTGTGATGAACCAAGATATTGAAttgccattttgttttgattcatgTCAATCGGGTTAGACAGAGGGAGGTCTATTATGAGACACTCTCTCAGCCTACCCTCTGTGGAAATGACCTCATTAGGCATGAAGAAAGTGCAGGGGATTCAAATATTTAGAGTTGAAGGCATAAAAAATACTCTAAATGTCAAGGAAACCGTTTTAAGGCTCTTGTCCCCCCAGTAGTATGTTTAGCTCTTCTTCAGGTTTCTTCCCAAGTTTTCATGTATATTGTAAATGATAACGAcgcgctgattggacgcacacacactgagtcacTGTCGGGAGGGAATAGTTTATAAAGCCAGTGTCTAGTCGCTCTGTCCTCTCCCGCGGTCCCCCTTTCACCCATCTCCCGACTCTCTCTaattgtttgtgcatgtgtttgccccGAGCCCCCATGGGAAGACCTCCACTGGATAGACACCCATGGACGCACACGACCGCCACGACACTTTGATCTTATGCATGCTTGCTCAGAGGAAATGCCTGTTGGCTGCTGACACAGTAGGCAGCCTCGCTAACCCCGCTCTCTATTATTAtgtccccccaccctctctctctctctctctctctctctctctctctctctctctctctctctctctctctctctctctctctctctctctctctgcctctctctctctccctctctccccactctctctctcactctctctctctctgcctctctgcctctctctcccctctctgtctctctctctctctctctctctctctctctctctctctctctctctctctctccctctctgtctctctctgtctctgtctttgtctctgtctctctgtctctctgtctctctctctctctgtctctgtctctctctgtctctgtctctgtctctgtctctctctctctctctctctctctctctctctctctctctctctctctctctctctctctctgtctttctcgtgcacacaaaaacacactcacatcctTTCTTACACCGCCTCCTTTCCTCGATCCAAtggttttaataaaacaaatatccaCTGAAACGACACGGCATGACTCAGatgtttgaccccccccccgttcagGTTCATTCCCCAACAGTGACCGCCCAAACCAAATAATGAACGAATCCAAGCAAAAGCTAGCGGAGGGAATCCTGATCCCGTCTCATTAAGAGCGACCCGCGCCTGCTCTTCTCCCTCCGTAACGAACCGCTCGGGGCTAATGGAGTCCTCAGCCGTCGTGGTTCCACAGCTGGGGGTCTGCTGCGGCCTCCCCTGGCTCCCCCAGCGCTGAACCCCagcccgggggcgggggggagcatTACATCAGCCCCTCGTGGTCCCTCCTGTGTTTACTGGGCCCAAAGCAGAGCCAGATGTTCCCCCGGGAGCGTGGGGAGATGGTCTGACCGGGAACAGAAGAGGagagtgtagagagagagggagagagggagggagagagggagggagagagggagggagggagggagggagggagggagggagagagggagggatgggctGGAAGAGAAATGCATAAACAAGCGAATATAGCGTGATGAAATTAAGGATTCATTGATAAATATGTTGCCGCTCTTATCTCCTCGGATGCGGTTGAGCTGTTTTCCAGCAGGACGGGTGCACCTTTTATACAtcctgcacatacacacacgcacgcacacacacacacgcacagtgtttACGTGTGGAGTCACTGTTGTTGGATGTCGCCCTCAGGTTGCGATCGGGACGGGGTTCAGCAAAACGTTTCCACTGCAGATGGGTGTGTGACCTGCACCTGCAGGGTGAGTCTCTGaggagtaacacacacacatgcacacacacacacacacacacgcata encodes:
- the LOC115550957 gene encoding uncharacterized protein LOC115550957; this encodes MASSEAWQAGLFGADGEPGSDCVRQHPFSGASGRSRWSPCLRRRFNTSVWLPDAVDFQMALNLDDFKLFSGTLQTFSGLFRLWVGGHMGSPLAAYDPLYLSHMAFIDKIWAQWQERHQRLHGAGPGEDDHGRDALFPAPHRHMRMKPFDVAPDDVLSSPAQLCVVYVPITIGAPCNVTPAQTHTHPVNRTESDDPRRDKKQGFGKRNANHDRVDGGALNGFGFDEEGYDHQGYDRSGWDRAGFGRDGFNRDFLDKDGHNVFGFNRYGLNRANVSWFAERLDGESTRKEKREGDEDHRGEETIDYRTEAETWQVLLEHFGDGGFSAHGFDPLGLDSGGFDAFGFRTDGYDKDNCNWFFRGPHYLRFYFHTQQQLLESSPEALGRVPRACPPVSPLPPHWATQDWMSPAAQASGAPIGRPKEEGAGRKEAYGDGSIAAAPDRTDLWLPITPDDRMCFELHWFSGCPLGSGPITCPDLCGHARCHGYPGAICHMHNCGSCFTEWLDPATGNHVECDGW